The following coding sequences are from one Rutidosis leptorrhynchoides isolate AG116_Rl617_1_P2 chromosome 11, CSIRO_AGI_Rlap_v1, whole genome shotgun sequence window:
- the LOC139877858 gene encoding protein-S-isoprenylcysteine O-methyltransferase B-like, whose amino-acid sequence MMEIINDSARRQLTQMLCSLIFFHVSEYLLAIVYHGKFKVTLESVLISKDYILAMAFSVLEYLIELYFFPTLKKNSSISNLGLFMVILGETIRKLAICTAGRAFTHVIRRSHENHHKLITYGVYGIVRHPGYTGFLIWCVGIQIMLCNPVSSVVFAIIVWDFFFNRIAYEEFFLKRFFGLEYEVYAQRVPSGIPFVK is encoded by the coding sequence CCGCTCGAAGACAATTAACACAAATGTTGTGTTCCTTAATCTTCTTTCATGTGTCCGAATACCTTTTAGCAATTGTTTATCATGGTAAATTTAAAGTAACCCTCGAGTCCGTCCTAATCAGCAAAGACTACATCTTAGCAATGGCGTTTTCGGTTCTAGAATACCTTATCGAACTATACTTTTTCCCGACGTTAAAGAAAAATAGCTCCATAAGCAACTTAGGACTTTTCATGGTGATTTTAGGCGAAACCATTAGAAAACTCGCTATTTGTACTGCTGGACGGGCTTTTACTCATGTTATTCGAAGATCACACGAGAATCATCATAAGTTAATCACTTATGGCGTATATGGAATCGTTCGTCATCCAGGGTACACTGGTTTCTTGATCTGGTGCGTAGGTATTCAAATAATGTTGTGTAATCCTGTGTCGAGTGTTGTATTTGCGATAATCGTTTGGGATTTCTTCTTTAACAGAATCGCGTACGAGGAGTTTTTCTTGAAACGGTTTTTTGGCTTGGAATACGAGGTTTACGCTCAAAGGGTTCCTTCGGGTATTCCTTTCGTGAAATGA